In the Populus trichocarpa isolate Nisqually-1 chromosome 1, P.trichocarpa_v4.1, whole genome shotgun sequence genome, one interval contains:
- the LOC7473043 gene encoding sulfite exporter TauE/SafE family protein 3 isoform X2, with amino-acid sequence MRFGWKIVLGSIIGFFGAACGSVGGVGGGGIFVPMLSLIIGFDTKSATAMSKCMITGGAAATVYYNLKLRHPTLELPIIDYDLALLFQPMLVLGISIGVALNVIFANWMITILLIVLFIVTSTKAFFKGVETWKKETKTKKEATRSLESNDDRNEEVEGEPPPVGPTVGAQTETKEYKKEQVSIIKNVYWWELSLLVAVWLIILALQIGKNYSTTCSMAYWLLNILQIPVAFGVSSYEAFNLYKGRRKIASKGDAVTNWKIRQLVLYCIIGLLAGVVGGMLGLGGGFILGPLFLEMGIPPQVSSATATFAMMFSASMSVVEYYLLKRFPVPYALYFFAVATVAALVGQHVIRKLISILGRASLIIFTLAFTIFVSAILLGGVGIARMVKRIERKEYMGFENICS; translated from the exons ATGAGATTTGGCTGGAAAATTGTGCTGGGTAGCATAATTGGATTCTTTGGAGCAGCATGTGGGAGTGTGGGaggtgttggtggtggtggtatttTTGTTCCAATGCTTTCCCTGATCATTGGGTTTGATACCAAATCAGCCACAGCGATGTCAAAAT GTATGATCACAGGAGGAGCAGCTGCGACCGTTTACTACAACTTGAAGCTGAGACATCCTACCCTTGAACTGCCCATCATTGACTATGACCTGGCGCTTTTGTTTCAACCAATGTTGGTGCTTGGAATTAGTATTGGAGTCGCTCTCAATGTGATTTTTGCTAACTGGATGATCACAATTTTGCTGATTGTTCTCTTCATAg TGACGTCGACTAAGGCATTCTTCAAAGGTGTTGaaacatggaaaaaagaaaccaaaactaaaaag gaGGCTACTAGAAGCTTGGAATCTAATG ATGACAGAAATGAAGAGGTTGAGGGTGAACCTCCTCCTGTTGGCCCCACAGTTGGTGCTCAAACAGAAACCAAGGAATATAAAAAGGAGCAG GTCTCCATTATTAAAAATGTTTACTGGTGGGAACTTTCACTCCTTGTTGCTGTCTGGTTGATCATCCTTGCATTGCAGATTGGCAAG AATTACTCGACAACCTGTTCAATGGCATATTGGTTATTGAACATATTGCAG ATCCCAGTAGCTTTTGGTGTAAGTTCATATGAGGCATTTAACCTGTACAAAGGGAGAAGAAAGATTGCATCCAAGGGAGATGCAGTCACAAACTGGAAGATACGCCAGCTTGTTCTTTACTGTATCATAGGCCTGTTGGCTGGTGTAGTTGGTGGGATGCTTGGACTTGGTGGAGGATTCATTTTGGGCCCTCTTTTCCTGGAGATGGGAATCCCCCCTCAG GTGTCGAGTGCCACAGCCACCTTTGCCATGATGTTTTCTGCGTCCATGTCTGTCGTGGAATACTACCTTCTCAAGCGTTTCCCAGTTCCTTATG CTCTTTACTTCTTTGCTGTCGCTACTGTTGCTGCCTTGGTCGGGCAACACGTGATAAGAAAGCTGATCAGCATATTGGGAAGAGCATCGCTGATCATTTTCACTCTGGCCTTCACCATCTTTGTGAGCGCAATATTACTAG GTGGTGTTGGCATAGCTCGCATGGTCAAAAGGATTGAGAGGAAGGAGTACATGGGATTTGAAAACATTTGTTCCTAG
- the LOC7473043 gene encoding sulfite exporter TauE/SafE family protein 3 isoform X1, translating to MARIQAKHWVLKLLGAILSGSLVAVLILVLAEPSLTQEGSRTGGTETHRAMRMLSLVREKGRVGYTHVWPEMRFGWKIVLGSIIGFFGAACGSVGGVGGGGIFVPMLSLIIGFDTKSATAMSKCMITGGAAATVYYNLKLRHPTLELPIIDYDLALLFQPMLVLGISIGVALNVIFANWMITILLIVLFIVTSTKAFFKGVETWKKETKTKKEATRSLESNDDRNEEVEGEPPPVGPTVGAQTETKEYKKEQVSIIKNVYWWELSLLVAVWLIILALQIGKNYSTTCSMAYWLLNILQIPVAFGVSSYEAFNLYKGRRKIASKGDAVTNWKIRQLVLYCIIGLLAGVVGGMLGLGGGFILGPLFLEMGIPPQVSSATATFAMMFSASMSVVEYYLLKRFPVPYALYFFAVATVAALVGQHVIRKLISILGRASLIIFTLAFTIFVSAILLGGVGIARMVKRIERKEYMGFENICS from the exons ATGGCTAGGATTCAGGCAAAACACTGGGTTTTGAAACTTCTGGGAGCAATCCTGAGTGGTTCTCTTGTGGCGGTTTTAATTTTGGTATTGGCGGAACCAAGTTTGACACAAGAAGGTTCAAGGACTGGTGGAACCGAGACTCATCGTGCAATGAGAATGTTGAGTCTTGTACGAGAAAAAGGCCGAGTAGGGTATACGCATGTTTGGCCG GAAATGAGATTTGGCTGGAAAATTGTGCTGGGTAGCATAATTGGATTCTTTGGAGCAGCATGTGGGAGTGTGGGaggtgttggtggtggtggtatttTTGTTCCAATGCTTTCCCTGATCATTGGGTTTGATACCAAATCAGCCACAGCGATGTCAAAAT GTATGATCACAGGAGGAGCAGCTGCGACCGTTTACTACAACTTGAAGCTGAGACATCCTACCCTTGAACTGCCCATCATTGACTATGACCTGGCGCTTTTGTTTCAACCAATGTTGGTGCTTGGAATTAGTATTGGAGTCGCTCTCAATGTGATTTTTGCTAACTGGATGATCACAATTTTGCTGATTGTTCTCTTCATAg TGACGTCGACTAAGGCATTCTTCAAAGGTGTTGaaacatggaaaaaagaaaccaaaactaaaaag gaGGCTACTAGAAGCTTGGAATCTAATG ATGACAGAAATGAAGAGGTTGAGGGTGAACCTCCTCCTGTTGGCCCCACAGTTGGTGCTCAAACAGAAACCAAGGAATATAAAAAGGAGCAG GTCTCCATTATTAAAAATGTTTACTGGTGGGAACTTTCACTCCTTGTTGCTGTCTGGTTGATCATCCTTGCATTGCAGATTGGCAAG AATTACTCGACAACCTGTTCAATGGCATATTGGTTATTGAACATATTGCAG ATCCCAGTAGCTTTTGGTGTAAGTTCATATGAGGCATTTAACCTGTACAAAGGGAGAAGAAAGATTGCATCCAAGGGAGATGCAGTCACAAACTGGAAGATACGCCAGCTTGTTCTTTACTGTATCATAGGCCTGTTGGCTGGTGTAGTTGGTGGGATGCTTGGACTTGGTGGAGGATTCATTTTGGGCCCTCTTTTCCTGGAGATGGGAATCCCCCCTCAG GTGTCGAGTGCCACAGCCACCTTTGCCATGATGTTTTCTGCGTCCATGTCTGTCGTGGAATACTACCTTCTCAAGCGTTTCCCAGTTCCTTATG CTCTTTACTTCTTTGCTGTCGCTACTGTTGCTGCCTTGGTCGGGCAACACGTGATAAGAAAGCTGATCAGCATATTGGGAAGAGCATCGCTGATCATTTTCACTCTGGCCTTCACCATCTTTGTGAGCGCAATATTACTAG GTGGTGTTGGCATAGCTCGCATGGTCAAAAGGATTGAGAGGAAGGAGTACATGGGATTTGAAAACATTTGTTCCTAG